In one Halorubrum sp. CBA1229 genomic region, the following are encoded:
- the mre11 gene encoding DNA double-strand break repair protein Mre11: MTRVIHTGDTHIGYAQYHSPVRRQDFLDAFDAVIDDAIDGDVDAVVHAGDLFHDRRPELADLMGTISILRRLDDAGIPFLAVVGNHESTRGGQWLDLFERLGLATRLGDEPTVVGDTAFYGLDHVPVSRRDDLDYAFADHDADYAALVAHGLFEPFGYADWDTEEVLAESDVEFDAMLLGDNHTPDVAEVADTWVTYPGSTERASASEEEGRGYNLVTFDADAAGGDDRVEIRRRALDTRPFVFVEVDLREGEGAARVREKVRQHDLDDAVVLVDVTGDGDPVTPAAIEEFATDEGALIARVTDRREVETDAEVDVSFADPEDAVRERVEEMALSEAARDVDEAVRADTLPDSNVRATVKGRIEERIDDLDAFAGSEASGDDTGDAENAESDEADDDASEDNADTDADTDEGDTDEGDTDEGDPADESDPADESDPADERSSETPGTDGQVSMEDYL; the protein is encoded by the coding sequence ATGACACGGGTGATCCACACCGGCGACACCCACATCGGGTACGCGCAGTACCACTCGCCGGTTCGACGCCAAGACTTCCTCGACGCCTTCGACGCCGTGATCGACGACGCGATCGACGGCGACGTCGACGCGGTGGTCCACGCCGGCGACCTCTTTCACGACCGGCGGCCCGAGCTCGCCGACCTGATGGGGACGATATCGATTCTCCGGCGGCTCGACGACGCCGGGATCCCCTTCCTCGCGGTCGTCGGGAACCACGAGTCGACGCGGGGCGGCCAGTGGCTCGATCTGTTCGAGCGGCTGGGGCTCGCCACCCGCCTCGGCGACGAGCCGACCGTCGTCGGCGACACGGCCTTCTACGGCCTCGACCACGTCCCCGTCTCCCGCCGCGACGACCTCGACTACGCGTTCGCCGACCACGACGCCGACTACGCCGCCCTCGTCGCACACGGGCTCTTCGAGCCGTTCGGCTACGCCGACTGGGACACGGAGGAGGTGCTCGCAGAGAGCGACGTCGAGTTCGACGCGATGCTCCTCGGCGACAACCACACGCCAGACGTCGCCGAGGTCGCCGACACGTGGGTCACCTACCCGGGGTCCACCGAGCGCGCGAGCGCCAGCGAGGAGGAGGGACGCGGCTACAACCTCGTCACCTTCGACGCCGACGCCGCGGGCGGCGACGACCGCGTGGAGATCCGGCGGCGCGCGCTCGACACGCGCCCGTTCGTCTTCGTGGAGGTCGACCTCCGCGAGGGCGAGGGCGCGGCCCGGGTGCGCGAGAAGGTCCGCCAGCACGACCTCGACGACGCCGTCGTGCTCGTCGACGTGACCGGCGACGGCGACCCCGTCACCCCGGCCGCGATCGAGGAGTTCGCGACCGACGAGGGCGCGCTCATCGCCCGTGTCACCGACCGCCGCGAGGTCGAGACGGACGCCGAGGTGGACGTGAGCTTCGCCGACCCCGAGGACGCCGTGCGGGAGCGGGTCGAGGAGATGGCCCTCTCCGAGGCCGCCCGGGACGTCGACGAGGCGGTCCGTGCAGACACGCTCCCCGACAGCAACGTCAGAGCGACGGTGAAGGGACGGATCGAGGAGCGGATCGACGACCTCGACGCGTTCGCGGGAAGCGAGGCGAGCGGTGACGACACGGGAGACGCCGAGAACGCCGAGAGCGACGAGGCGGACGACGACGCGAGCGAGGACAACGCCGACACCGACGCTGACACCGACGAGGGCGACACCGACGAGGGCGACACCGATGAGGGCGACCCCGCCGATGAGAGCGACCCCGCCGATGAGAGCGACCCCGCCGATGAACGGAGCTCCGAGACGCCCGGAACCGACGGCCAGGTGTCCATGGAGGACTACCTGTGA
- a CDS encoding helix-turn-helix domain-containing protein: protein MSTTDAVTADEDVADRWNAVRDLPPSAKLVAKVLDYNDTLTQSELAEETLLPPRTVRYALSRLEEEDVVDSRFSFTDARKRLYTLAV, encoded by the coding sequence ATGAGCACTACCGACGCCGTCACCGCCGACGAGGACGTCGCGGACCGCTGGAACGCCGTCCGCGATCTGCCCCCGAGCGCGAAGCTCGTGGCGAAGGTCCTCGACTACAACGACACGCTGACGCAGAGCGAGCTCGCCGAGGAGACGCTGCTCCCGCCCCGGACCGTCAGGTACGCGCTCTCGCGGCTGGAGGAGGAGGACGTCGTCGACTCGCGGTTCTCCTTCACCGACGCCCGGAAGCGGCTGTACACGCTCGCGGTGTAG
- a CDS encoding proteasome-activating nucleotidase, translating to MTDTVDDVELPYDEGAASRQEKIESLQEELDVLESQNEEMRDKLLDANAENNKYQQKLERLTHENKKLKQSPLFVATVQEITPDGAVIKQHGNNQEALTEITAEMREKLDPDDRVAVNNSLSVVKKLEKETDVRARVMQVEHSPDVTYADIGGLEDQMQEVRETVEMPLEHPDMFEDVGITPPSGVLLYGPPGTGKTMLAKAVANETDATFIKMAGSELVHKFIGEGAKLVRDLFEVARENQPAVLFIDEIDAIASKRTDSKTSGDAEVQRTMMQLLSEMDGFDERGEVRIIAATNRFDMLDPAILRPGRFDRLIEVPKPNTEGREIIFQIHTRKMNLASDIDFDELAEMTPDASGADIKAICTEAGMFAIRDDRTEVTLGDFLEAHEKLQQDDDGGADDSLAFA from the coding sequence ATGACCGACACCGTCGACGACGTCGAGCTCCCCTACGACGAGGGGGCGGCGTCGAGACAGGAGAAGATCGAGTCCCTCCAGGAGGAGCTCGACGTGCTGGAGTCGCAGAACGAGGAGATGCGGGACAAGCTCCTCGACGCGAACGCGGAGAACAACAAGTACCAGCAGAAGCTCGAACGGCTCACCCACGAGAACAAGAAGCTGAAGCAGTCCCCGCTGTTCGTGGCGACCGTTCAGGAGATCACGCCGGACGGCGCCGTGATCAAACAGCACGGAAACAACCAGGAGGCGCTCACGGAGATCACCGCGGAGATGCGCGAGAAGCTCGACCCCGACGACCGGGTCGCGGTCAACAACTCGCTGTCCGTCGTGAAGAAGCTGGAGAAGGAGACCGACGTGCGGGCTCGTGTGATGCAGGTCGAGCACTCGCCGGACGTCACCTACGCCGACATCGGCGGGCTCGAAGACCAGATGCAGGAGGTCCGCGAGACCGTCGAGATGCCGCTGGAACACCCGGACATGTTCGAGGACGTCGGCATCACGCCGCCGAGCGGCGTCCTGCTGTACGGTCCGCCGGGGACGGGGAAGACGATGCTCGCGAAGGCCGTCGCCAACGAGACGGACGCGACGTTCATCAAGATGGCCGGCTCCGAGCTCGTCCACAAGTTCATCGGTGAGGGCGCGAAGCTCGTCCGCGACCTGTTCGAGGTCGCCCGCGAGAACCAGCCCGCCGTCCTCTTCATCGACGAGATCGACGCGATCGCCTCGAAGCGGACGGACTCGAAGACCTCGGGCGACGCCGAGGTCCAGCGGACGATGATGCAGCTGCTCTCCGAGATGGACGGCTTCGACGAGCGCGGCGAGGTCCGGATCATCGCCGCGACCAACCGCTTCGACATGCTCGACCCCGCAATCCTCCGTCCCGGCCGGTTCGACCGCCTCATCGAGGTGCCCAAGCCGAACACGGAGGGCCGCGAGATCATCTTCCAGATCCACACCCGGAAGATGAACCTCGCGAGCGACATCGACTTCGACGAGCTCGCCGAGATGACGCCGGACGCGTCCGGCGCCGACATCAAGGCCATCTGCACTGAGGCCGGGATGTTCGCCATCCGCGACGACCGCACCGAGGTGACGCTCGGCGACTTCCTCGAGGCCCACGAGAAGCTCCAGCAGGACGACGACGGCGGCGCCGACGACTCGCTCGCGTTCGCCTGA
- a CDS encoding DHHA1 domain-containing protein — translation MWSLSVADERLSQAETLLRENPELTAIAVVVALVALAGGYLLFRVRWTTGIRFRRLLADQEEIAVLMHPNPDPDAMSAALGVASLASQVGVDATVQYPGQIRHQENRAFRTVLDLDLEPIEHVSDLAAESVVLVDHNEPRGFAGADGVLPVAVVDHHPGDGAGEQFTDVRTDYGATASVVAEYFEENDATPVPPDKHASETDSDLTLPTDTATGLLYGILSDTKHLTVGASESDFAAAAYLYPGVDQDRLDRIANPAVDAEVLEVKARAIAGRRIEGSFAVADVGGVNNVDAIPQAADELIQLEGVSAVVVIGERDGTVHLSGRSRDDRVHMGNAIDSVLADVENGDGGGHSRMGGGTVAPRIDPTGEGEPETVDRDELADALFRAMAGDV, via the coding sequence ATGTGGAGCCTGAGCGTGGCCGACGAGCGGCTCTCGCAGGCGGAGACGCTCCTTCGGGAAAACCCGGAGCTGACGGCGATTGCCGTCGTCGTCGCGCTCGTCGCGCTCGCAGGGGGGTACCTCCTGTTCCGGGTTCGCTGGACGACAGGGATCCGGTTCCGACGGCTCCTCGCCGATCAAGAGGAGATCGCGGTGCTGATGCACCCGAACCCCGACCCGGACGCGATGTCGGCGGCGCTCGGCGTCGCGTCGCTCGCGTCGCAGGTCGGCGTCGACGCGACGGTGCAGTACCCCGGACAGATCCGCCATCAGGAGAACCGCGCGTTCCGAACGGTGCTCGATCTGGATCTGGAGCCGATCGAACACGTGAGCGACCTCGCCGCGGAGTCCGTGGTGTTGGTCGATCACAACGAGCCGCGGGGGTTCGCCGGGGCGGACGGCGTGCTCCCCGTCGCGGTCGTCGACCACCACCCCGGGGACGGCGCCGGAGAGCAGTTCACGGACGTCCGCACCGACTACGGAGCGACCGCGTCCGTCGTCGCCGAGTACTTCGAGGAGAACGACGCGACTCCGGTTCCGCCGGACAAGCACGCAAGCGAGACCGACAGCGACCTCACCCTCCCGACGGACACCGCAACCGGGCTCTTGTACGGGATCCTCTCCGACACGAAACACCTCACGGTCGGCGCGAGCGAGTCGGACTTCGCGGCCGCCGCGTACCTGTACCCCGGCGTCGACCAGGACCGCCTCGACCGCATCGCCAACCCCGCGGTCGACGCCGAGGTGCTGGAAGTGAAGGCGCGCGCCATCGCCGGGCGCCGCATCGAGGGGTCGTTCGCGGTCGCCGACGTCGGCGGCGTGAACAACGTGGACGCGATCCCGCAGGCGGCCGACGAGCTGATCCAGCTCGAAGGCGTCAGCGCTGTCGTGGTGATCGGCGAGCGGGACGGGACGGTTCACCTCTCCGGGCGCTCCCGGGACGATCGGGTCCACATGGGCAACGCGATCGACTCGGTGCTCGCGGACGTCGAGAACGGCGACGGGGGCGGCCACTCGCGGATGGGCGGCGGGACGGTCGCGCCGCGGATCGACCCGACGGGCGAGGGGGAGCCGGAGACGGTCGACCGGGACGAGCTCGCCGACGCGCTGTTCCGGGCGATGGCCGGCGACGTGTGA
- a CDS encoding NAD-dependent epimerase/dehydratase family protein has translation MRVVVVGCGYVGLELAEQLAERGHAVTGVRRSDAGLDAVEAVGERVDGGEVDAVRADATDPASLDALPDADAVVFAASSGGRGAEAAREVYVDGLRNVIEAYAARSSPPDRLVYTSSTGVYGDHDGAWVDEETPIDPTTEKTRVLAEAERIALETAGDAGIDGTVARFAGLYGPDRYRLERYVEGPVTAGYLNMVHRDDAAGAIRYLLETDRARGEPVVVVDGEPIDKHAFADWLADECGVPRPEKRSKAERIAAGELSAAAERRIRTSKRCSNDRLRALGYEFAYPTFREGYRDAVRSFGGPEE, from the coding sequence ATGAGAGTCGTCGTCGTCGGCTGCGGCTACGTCGGACTCGAACTCGCCGAGCAGCTCGCCGAGCGGGGCCACGCGGTGACGGGCGTGCGGCGATCGGACGCCGGCCTCGACGCCGTCGAAGCGGTCGGAGAGCGTGTCGACGGCGGCGAGGTTGATGCGGTGCGAGCGGACGCGACCGACCCGGCGTCGCTCGACGCGCTTCCCGACGCGGACGCCGTCGTCTTCGCGGCCAGCTCCGGGGGACGCGGCGCAGAGGCGGCCCGCGAGGTGTACGTGGACGGGCTCCGGAACGTGATCGAGGCGTACGCCGCGCGGTCGTCGCCGCCGGACAGGCTCGTCTACACGTCGTCGACGGGCGTGTACGGCGACCACGACGGCGCGTGGGTCGACGAGGAGACGCCGATCGACCCCACCACCGAGAAGACGCGGGTGCTCGCCGAGGCGGAGCGGATCGCGCTGGAGACGGCCGGAGACGCCGGGATCGACGGGACCGTCGCCCGGTTCGCGGGGCTGTACGGACCGGACCGGTACCGGCTGGAGCGGTACGTCGAGGGCCCCGTCACCGCCGGCTACCTCAACATGGTCCATCGGGACGACGCCGCGGGGGCGATTCGGTACCTCCTCGAGACCGATCGCGCTCGCGGCGAGCCCGTCGTGGTGGTCGACGGCGAGCCGATCGACAAGCACGCGTTCGCCGACTGGCTCGCCGACGAGTGCGGCGTCCCGCGGCCGGAGAAGCGGTCGAAGGCCGAACGGATCGCGGCCGGAGAGCTCTCCGCGGCCGCCGAACGGCGGATCCGCACGAGCAAGCGCTGCTCGAACGACCGGTTGCGTGCGCTCGGCTACGAGTTCGCGTACCCGACCTTCCGCGAGGGATACCGCGACGCGGTGCGGTCGTTCGGCGGACCCGAGGAGTGA
- a CDS encoding DUF5791 family protein: protein MFHEVVEDGRVSGAGVADADADEVTPAALRSAFEALLSESVAEAGRERMRDETDVDEASIEAAAAGDVSGISVTDAAAIVAVTADRDADAVVAELRDHLLMGMATAVLDVDTLAAAIDADLTGQEVQQALEGRAGMTVGQLAEVMAVIERRKR, encoded by the coding sequence ATGTTTCACGAGGTCGTCGAAGACGGGAGGGTCTCCGGGGCCGGCGTCGCCGATGCCGACGCGGACGAGGTGACCCCGGCGGCGCTGCGCTCGGCGTTCGAGGCGCTACTGAGCGAGTCGGTGGCCGAGGCCGGCCGGGAGCGCATGAGAGACGAAACCGACGTCGATGAGGCGTCGATCGAGGCGGCCGCCGCGGGCGACGTGTCGGGAATCAGCGTCACCGACGCGGCGGCGATCGTCGCCGTGACGGCCGACCGCGACGCCGACGCGGTCGTCGCGGAGCTGCGCGACCACCTGCTGATGGGGATGGCGACGGCGGTGCTCGACGTCGACACCCTCGCGGCGGCGATCGACGCGGATCTCACCGGACAGGAGGTTCAACAGGCGCTGGAGGGCCGCGCCGGGATGACGGTGGGACAGCTCGCGGAGGTCATGGCGGTCATCGAGCGCCGCAAGCGATGA
- the rad50 gene encoding DNA double-strand break repair ATPase Rad50, with amino-acid sequence MNFDRIRLSNFKPYGNADLRLTEGVTVIHGLNGSGKSSLLEACFFALYGSKALDGTLDDVVTKGEEETEVELWFTHDGRSYRIERRLRVYDDRIDHQCTLESTDGSDVSRDGARAVREFVTELLRMDAEAFVGCAYVRQGEVNELIDATPRERQDTIDDLLQLGKLEEYRERAGDARLGVEDVLENRRGRLDQLDDQIEAKEERDLHERLNGLESDLAEVADEIERYEDQRERATETREEAAETLSTHAEKREELESVKGEIGEIEESIREAERERDEHRDAIREARERIDEIEAAIDDGLDDAGLDAAAEEAIAARREELDDREEAVREELDDERVSAEAFRNQATNLAGKADDLVERAAELQAEADELAEEAEAAADEADERESSIEGLREEAETVRERFATADVDRDGVADERDRLRERRGEVRERIAELSAELKNARERVDEAEALLAAGRCPECGQPVEDSPHAAGIEEDREQVAELETELEATREREDDLDDRIEELDGLADAADRLDEIDETVEMLEERVDERREEAETKREEAETKREEAETKREEAEETREVAAEKREAAESAAERVAELEDALAEVDDVREAVDAVEERTAAIAEAEAEIERRREKRETLAELNDERRDRLADKRERRDELAAAVDEAAVEEARQRKEEAEEYLERVDGELDRLAERRTELENAIGSVNGEIRELENLRAEREELAATVDALEGLHEETSDLEAMYGDLRAELRQRNVAELERTLNETFDLVYGNDAYSHIELDGEYALTVYQKDGEALDPEQLSGGERALFNLSLRCAIYRLLSEGIEGAAPTPPLILDEPTVFLDSGHVSRLVRLVEEMRGFGVEQILIVSHDDELVGAADELVTVEKEPRSNRSTVRRADAAELDVAELADD; translated from the coding sequence GTGAACTTCGACCGCATCCGCCTCTCGAACTTCAAGCCGTACGGCAACGCCGACCTCCGGCTGACGGAGGGCGTCACGGTCATCCACGGGCTCAACGGCAGCGGCAAGTCGTCGCTGCTGGAGGCCTGTTTCTTCGCGCTGTACGGGTCGAAGGCGCTCGACGGGACCCTCGACGACGTCGTCACCAAGGGCGAGGAGGAGACGGAAGTGGAGCTGTGGTTCACCCACGACGGGAGATCGTACCGCATCGAGCGGCGGCTCCGGGTGTACGACGACCGGATCGACCACCAGTGCACGCTCGAGTCGACCGACGGGAGCGACGTGAGCCGCGACGGCGCGCGGGCGGTGCGCGAGTTCGTCACCGAGCTGCTCCGGATGGACGCCGAGGCGTTCGTCGGCTGCGCGTACGTCCGGCAGGGCGAGGTGAACGAGCTGATCGACGCCACCCCGCGGGAGCGGCAGGACACGATCGACGACCTGCTCCAGCTCGGGAAGCTAGAGGAGTACCGCGAGCGCGCCGGCGACGCGCGCCTCGGCGTCGAGGACGTGCTGGAGAACCGCCGCGGGCGGCTCGACCAGCTCGACGACCAGATCGAGGCGAAGGAGGAGCGCGACCTCCACGAGCGGCTCAACGGGCTCGAGAGCGACCTCGCCGAGGTCGCCGACGAGATCGAACGCTACGAGGACCAGCGCGAGCGAGCGACGGAGACGCGCGAGGAGGCCGCGGAGACGCTCTCGACCCACGCGGAGAAGCGTGAGGAGCTGGAGTCGGTCAAAGGAGAGATCGGCGAGATCGAGGAGTCGATCCGCGAGGCGGAGCGGGAGCGCGACGAGCACCGGGACGCGATCCGGGAGGCCCGCGAGCGGATCGATGAGATCGAGGCCGCGATCGACGACGGGCTCGATGACGCCGGCCTCGACGCGGCCGCCGAGGAGGCGATCGCGGCCCGCCGCGAGGAGCTCGACGATCGGGAGGAAGCGGTCCGCGAGGAGCTCGACGACGAGCGGGTGAGCGCCGAAGCGTTCCGAAATCAGGCGACGAACCTCGCCGGGAAGGCGGACGATCTCGTCGAGCGCGCCGCGGAGCTGCAAGCCGAGGCCGACGAGCTCGCCGAGGAGGCGGAGGCGGCCGCGGACGAGGCCGACGAGCGCGAGTCGTCGATCGAGGGGCTCCGCGAGGAGGCCGAGACCGTCCGCGAGCGGTTCGCGACCGCCGACGTCGACCGCGACGGCGTCGCCGACGAGCGCGACCGGCTCCGCGAGCGACGCGGCGAGGTCCGCGAGCGGATCGCGGAGCTGTCCGCGGAGCTGAAGAACGCCCGCGAGCGCGTCGACGAGGCCGAGGCGTTGCTCGCGGCCGGCAGGTGTCCCGAGTGCGGCCAGCCCGTCGAGGACTCGCCGCACGCGGCGGGGATCGAGGAGGACCGCGAACAGGTCGCCGAGCTGGAGACCGAACTGGAGGCGACCCGCGAACGCGAGGACGACCTCGACGACCGGATCGAGGAGCTGGACGGCCTCGCCGACGCCGCGGACCGGCTCGACGAGATCGACGAGACCGTCGAGATGCTCGAAGAGCGCGTCGACGAGCGGCGCGAGGAAGCCGAAACGAAGCGCGAGGAAGCCGAAACGAAGCGCGAGGAAGCCGAAACGAAGCGCGAGGAAGCCGAGGAGACGCGGGAGGTCGCCGCGGAGAAGCGGGAAGCTGCCGAGTCGGCCGCGGAGCGGGTCGCGGAGCTCGAGGACGCGCTCGCCGAGGTCGACGACGTCCGTGAGGCGGTGGACGCTGTCGAGGAGCGGACGGCGGCGATCGCAGAGGCCGAAGCCGAGATCGAGCGCCGCCGCGAGAAGCGGGAGACCCTCGCGGAGCTGAACGACGAGCGGCGCGACCGGCTCGCCGACAAGCGCGAGCGGCGCGACGAGCTCGCGGCCGCGGTCGACGAGGCGGCGGTCGAGGAGGCGAGACAGCGGAAGGAAGAGGCCGAGGAGTACCTCGAACGCGTCGACGGGGAGTTGGACCGGCTCGCGGAGCGACGCACGGAGCTGGAGAACGCCATCGGGAGCGTCAACGGCGAGATACGGGAGCTGGAGAACCTCCGCGCGGAGCGCGAGGAGCTGGCCGCGACCGTCGACGCGCTCGAGGGGCTCCACGAGGAGACGAGCGATCTGGAGGCGATGTACGGCGACCTCCGCGCGGAGCTCCGGCAGCGCAACGTCGCCGAGTTAGAGCGCACCCTCAACGAGACGTTCGACCTGGTGTACGGCAACGACGCCTACTCGCACATCGAGCTCGACGGCGAGTACGCGCTCACCGTCTACCAGAAGGACGGCGAGGCGCTCGACCCCGAGCAGCTCTCCGGCGGCGAGCGCGCCCTGTTCAACCTCTCGCTGCGCTGCGCGATCTACCGGCTGCTCTCCGAGGGGATCGAGGGCGCGGCGCCGACGCCGCCGCTCATCCTCGACGAGCCGACCGTCTTCCTCGACTCCGGGCACGTCTCCCGCCTCGTCCGGCTCGTCGAGGAGATGCGCGGCTTCGGCGTGGAGCAGATCCTCATCGTCAGCCACGACGACGAGCTGGTCGGCGCCGCCGACGAGCTGGTCACCGTCGAGAAGGAGCCGCGCTCGAACCGCTCGACGGTGCGTCGCGCGGACGCCGCCGAGCTCGACGTCGCCGAACTCGCGGACGACTGA